The following coding sequences are from one Haemophilus haemolyticus window:
- a CDS encoding WavE lipopolysaccharide synthesis family protein: protein MDSRDISVVLQGALIPSEYAFYKDNIAKIRAVLPNSKIILSTWEGTFISSELDVDLVVFSKDPGGLIGIKRCDINKANNINRQIITTYSGLEKVKTEYVLKIRTDCYLEHSNFTEYFIRFSKSKDYIISTSFFTIDPTMYEHMPYHISDWFQFGKTNILLQYWDVPLMTEEDSSWYLSHKYASNSGFFDKEFISKFAVEQYIAINYAKKLGYEIPEFHNDNRKIVLESYYKFLSERIIILDLCQAGLVFPKYLWVYSSVFFSMSCITFTDWYGNYINNMGISVGKDDPVFSSYLKRKKKKYILRILINLIEPVSSYWYPSRLRGVLFKLAKRLSKVLKVFKNKV from the coding sequence ATGGACTCTAGAGATATATCTGTTGTTTTACAAGGAGCTCTAATTCCTAGTGAATATGCGTTTTATAAAGATAATATTGCTAAGATTAGAGCAGTTCTACCAAATTCTAAAATAATTCTATCTACGTGGGAAGGAACTTTTATTTCTTCAGAACTAGATGTTGACTTAGTTGTTTTTAGTAAGGATCCCGGTGGATTAATTGGTATAAAAAGATGTGATATAAATAAGGCTAACAATATAAACAGGCAAATAATAACAACTTATAGTGGTCTTGAAAAGGTTAAAACTGAATATGTTCTTAAAATTCGTACAGATTGTTATTTAGAACATTCTAATTTTACTGAATATTTTATAAGATTTAGTAAATCTAAAGATTATATTATATCAACTTCATTTTTTACTATAGATCCTACAATGTATGAGCATATGCCATACCATATTAGTGATTGGTTTCAGTTCGGAAAAACTAATATATTATTGCAATATTGGGATGTTCCTTTAATGACTGAAGAAGATTCTAGTTGGTATTTATCCCATAAATATGCTAGTAATTCTGGTTTCTTTGATAAGGAGTTTATTTCTAAATTTGCAGTTGAACAATATATTGCAATTAATTATGCAAAAAAATTAGGATATGAAATACCAGAATTTCATAATGATAATAGAAAAATTGTCTTAGAGAGTTATTATAAGTTTCTATCTGAGAGGATCATAATTCTAGACCTATGCCAGGCAGGTTTAGTTTTTCCAAAATATCTATGGGTTTATAGTTCAGTATTTTTTTCAATGAGCTGTATTACTTTTACTGATTGGTATGGAAATTATATTAATAATATGGGGATTAGTGTAGGTAAGGATGATCCTGTTTTTTCTTCTTATCTTAAACGGAAAAAGAAGAAATATATATTAAGAATTTTAATTAATTTAATTGAGCCGGTATCTA
- a CDS encoding ABC transporter ATP-binding protein gives MMNDTLIKVTDATVRFNMATESFNGLKEYIIKMLKGDLMFQEFLALKDVNLEVKRGESWGLIGTNGSGKSTLLKLICGILKPYKGTVEVHGNIAPLIELGAGFDGELTARENIYLNGALLGHKKAFMEQHFDEIIEFAELQDFVDVPIKNFSSGMAARLGFAVATIVKPEILIVDEVLAVGDAAFQEKCKKRMENMLAGGTTLLFVSHSIEQVKELCQNVIWLDKGVVKGCGKAEDVIPLYAG, from the coding sequence ATGATGAACGATACTTTGATTAAAGTTACCGATGCTACTGTGCGCTTTAATATGGCGACAGAAAGCTTCAACGGGCTAAAAGAATACATAATCAAAATGCTGAAAGGTGATTTGATGTTTCAAGAGTTTTTGGCGTTAAAAGATGTAAATCTTGAAGTAAAACGTGGGGAGTCTTGGGGCTTAATTGGTACCAATGGTTCAGGAAAATCCACACTTTTAAAGCTAATCTGTGGCATTTTAAAACCTTATAAAGGCACTGTAGAGGTGCACGGCAATATTGCTCCTCTTATTGAGCTGGGTGCTGGTTTTGATGGTGAACTAACTGCAAGAGAAAATATTTATCTTAATGGCGCACTTTTAGGGCATAAAAAGGCCTTTATGGAGCAACATTTTGACGAAATTATTGAATTTGCTGAGCTACAAGATTTCGTTGATGTACCAATTAAAAATTTCTCCTCAGGAATGGCCGCCCGATTGGGCTTTGCCGTCGCAACAATTGTTAAACCGGAAATTCTCATTGTGGATGAAGTGTTGGCTGTGGGAGATGCAGCATTCCAAGAAAAATGTAAAAAACGCATGGAAAATATGCTAGCCGGCGGTACGACACTTTTATTTGTTTCTCATTCTATCGAGCAGGTAAAAGAGCTTTGTCAGAACGTGATTTGGTTGGACAAGGGCGTAGTGAAAGGCTGTGGGAAGGCTGAGGATGTGATCCCATTGTATGCGGGCTAA
- a CDS encoding ABC transporter permease, with amino-acid sequence MLNKFVGKFRRFYAFNELLKQLVIRDIKLKYRRSYLGYLWSVLNPLMLMGVLVFVFSNIFRSNIPNFPLYLLTGQIIFNFMVEATNMSVGSITGNAALLKKTYVPKYVFTISKVGSSLVNLVFSLGALLLVMIVTKADFSLALIFFPIVIFQVFVFSLGVGLFLAAVTVFFRDVQYLWGVFISMWMYCTPIFYPVSIIPEKYLFYYKALNPMYLYVEQFRNIILSATFPDLKLILAGFTVAFIALIFGTWYFNKKQDEFILYI; translated from the coding sequence ATGCTTAATAAATTTGTAGGCAAGTTTCGCCGATTTTATGCATTTAATGAGCTATTAAAACAGCTTGTTATAAGAGATATTAAATTAAAGTATAGAAGAAGTTATTTAGGTTATCTTTGGAGTGTTTTAAACCCATTAATGTTAATGGGGGTTTTAGTATTTGTGTTTTCTAATATTTTTAGATCAAACATTCCTAATTTTCCGCTTTATCTATTAACTGGGCAAATTATTTTTAATTTCATGGTGGAAGCAACAAATATGTCAGTAGGATCTATTACTGGCAATGCTGCACTATTGAAAAAAACTTATGTGCCTAAATATGTATTTACTATATCAAAAGTTGGGAGTTCTTTAGTTAATTTAGTATTTTCATTAGGTGCGTTATTATTAGTAATGATAGTAACTAAGGCTGATTTTTCATTAGCCTTAATATTTTTCCCTATTGTTATTTTTCAGGTGTTTGTCTTTAGTTTGGGGGTTGGCTTATTTTTAGCAGCGGTGACAGTATTTTTTAGAGATGTTCAGTATTTATGGGGAGTGTTTATTTCTATGTGGATGTATTGTACTCCAATATTCTACCCTGTATCTATTATCCCTGAGAAATATTTGTTTTATTACAAAGCATTAAATCCAATGTATTTATATGTTGAACAATTTAGAAATATTATTTTATCTGCAACGTTTCCTGACTTGAAACTAATTCTAGCAGGCTTTACAGTTGCTTTTATTGCGTTAATTTTTGGCACATGGTACTTCAATAAAAAACAAGACGAATTTATTTTATATATATGA
- the glnA gene encoding type I glutamate--ammonia ligase: MPNANAIANVFKLIEENNVKFVLLRFTDIKGKEHGVSIPVSLVDEEMFEDGKMFDGSSVEGWKTINKADMLLMPIAETAVIDPFAQIPTLSIRCSVYEPTTMQSYDRDPRSIAIRAENYMRSTGIADQAFFGPEPEFFLFDDVRFNVSMNKASFSIDDIEAAWNTNKKYEEGNNAYRPLKKGGYCAVAPIDTAHDIRSEMCLILEEMGLVIEAHHHEVATAGQNEIATKFNSLTLKADETQIYKYVVQNVALEHGKTACFMPKPITGDNGSGMHCNMSLGKDGKNIFQGDKYAGLSETALYYIGGIIKHAKALNAFTNPSTNSYKRLVPGFEAPVLLAYSASNRSASIRIPAVTNPKAIRVEARFPDPLANPYLAFAALLMAGLDGVVNKIHPGDAMDKNLYDLPPEELKDIPAVASSLEEALNSLEKDYEFLTQGGVFAKDFIEAFISIKRKEVERLNMTPHPVEFEMYYA; this comes from the coding sequence ATGCCAAACGCAAATGCAATCGCCAATGTATTTAAGCTAATTGAAGAAAATAATGTGAAATTTGTACTTCTTCGATTCACCGATATTAAAGGCAAAGAGCATGGTGTATCCATTCCTGTAAGCCTTGTGGATGAAGAAATGTTTGAAGACGGCAAGATGTTTGATGGTTCCTCTGTAGAAGGATGGAAGACCATTAATAAAGCCGATATGTTGCTTATGCCAATCGCTGAAACTGCAGTGATCGATCCATTCGCGCAAATTCCAACGCTTTCTATTCGTTGTAGTGTTTATGAACCAACGACAATGCAAAGCTACGATCGCGATCCGCGCTCTATTGCAATTCGTGCAGAAAATTATATGCGTTCAACAGGTATTGCGGATCAAGCTTTTTTCGGCCCAGAGCCTGAATTCTTCTTATTTGATGATGTGCGTTTTAATGTATCAATGAACAAAGCGTCTTTTTCTATTGATGATATAGAAGCTGCTTGGAACACGAATAAAAAATATGAAGAAGGCAATAACGCTTATCGCCCATTGAAAAAAGGTGGTTACTGTGCGGTTGCTCCAATTGATACGGCTCATGATATTCGCTCTGAAATGTGTTTAATTTTAGAAGAAATGGGCTTAGTCATCGAAGCTCATCACCATGAAGTGGCAACCGCAGGTCAAAATGAAATTGCAACGAAATTCAACAGCTTAACCTTGAAAGCGGATGAAACACAAATCTATAAATACGTGGTACAAAACGTTGCATTAGAACATGGCAAAACCGCTTGCTTTATGCCTAAACCAATCACGGGTGACAATGGTTCAGGCATGCACTGCAATATGTCATTAGGCAAAGACGGTAAAAATATTTTCCAAGGCGACAAATATGCTGGTCTTTCAGAAACCGCACTTTATTACATCGGCGGTATCATTAAGCACGCTAAAGCATTAAATGCGTTCACTAACCCAAGTACTAACTCATACAAACGTTTAGTGCCTGGCTTTGAAGCACCTGTATTATTGGCTTACTCTGCAAGCAACCGTTCTGCTTCAATTCGTATTCCCGCAGTAACCAACCCGAAAGCGATTCGTGTAGAAGCACGTTTCCCAGATCCTTTAGCAAACCCATATTTAGCATTTGCTGCATTATTAATGGCAGGCCTTGATGGTGTCGTAAACAAAATCCATCCAGGTGATGCAATGGATAAAAATCTTTACGATCTTCCACCAGAAGAATTAAAAGATATTCCAGCGGTAGCAAGCTCATTAGAAGAAGCGTTGAATTCATTAGAAAAAGACTATGAATTTTTAACGCAAGGTGGTGTTTTTGCTAAAGACTTTATCGAAGCATTTATTAGTATTAAACGTAAGGAAGTAGAACGTTTAAATATGACACCACATCCAGTTGAGTTTGAGATGTATTATGCATAA
- the typA gene encoding translational GTPase TypA has product MKNEIDIKKLRNIAIIAHVDHGKTTLVDKLLQQSGTFESARGDVDERVMDSNDLEKERGITILAKNTAINWNGYRINIVDTPGHADFGGEVERVLSMVDSVLLVVDAFDGPMPQTRFVTQKAFAHGLKPIVVINKVDRPGARPDWVVDQVFDLFVNLGATDEQLDFPIIYASALNGVAGLEHEELAKDMTPLFEAIVKHVEPPKVELDAPFQMQISQLDYNNYVGVIGIGRIKRGSIKPNQPVTIINSEGKTRQGRIGQVLGHLGLQRYEEDVAYAGDIVAITGLGELNISDTICDINAVEALPSLTVDEPTVTMFFCVNTSPFAGQEGKYVTSRQILERLNKELVHNVALRVEETPNPDEFRVSGRGELHLSVLIENMRREGYELAVSRPKVIYRDIDGKKQEPYEQVTIDVEEQHQGSVMEALGIRKGEVRDMLPDGKGRVRLEYIIPSRGLIGFRGDFMTMTSGTGLLYSSFSHYDEIKGGDIGQRKNGVLISNATGKALGYALFGLQERGKLMIDANVEVYEGQIIGIHSRSNDLTVNCLQGKKLTNMRASGKDDAIVLTTPVKFSLEQAIEFIDDDELVEVTPESIRIRKKLLTENDRKRANRTTTSTSTH; this is encoded by the coding sequence ATGAAAAACGAAATTGATATTAAAAAACTCCGTAACATCGCAATTATTGCGCACGTTGACCATGGTAAAACCACTCTTGTAGATAAACTTCTTCAACAATCTGGTACTTTTGAATCTGCACGTGGTGATGTGGATGAACGAGTTATGGACTCAAACGATCTTGAAAAAGAACGTGGCATTACCATTCTTGCAAAAAATACCGCAATTAACTGGAATGGTTATCGCATTAACATCGTAGATACCCCAGGACACGCAGACTTCGGTGGTGAAGTTGAACGCGTACTTTCTATGGTGGACTCTGTTCTATTAGTTGTTGATGCTTTTGATGGCCCAATGCCACAAACGCGTTTCGTAACCCAAAAAGCGTTCGCTCATGGTTTAAAACCTATCGTAGTAATTAATAAAGTTGACCGCCCTGGTGCGCGTCCTGACTGGGTTGTGGATCAAGTATTTGACTTATTCGTAAATCTTGGTGCAACAGATGAACAGTTAGACTTCCCTATTATCTATGCTTCAGCGCTAAATGGTGTCGCAGGTCTTGAGCACGAAGAATTAGCAAAAGATATGACCCCATTATTTGAAGCCATTGTGAAACATGTAGAACCGCCAAAAGTAGAACTTGATGCACCATTCCAAATGCAAATTTCACAATTAGACTACAACAACTATGTAGGTGTTATCGGCATTGGTCGTATTAAGCGCGGTTCGATTAAACCAAACCAACCGGTTACTATCATCAATAGTGAAGGAAAAACTCGTCAAGGTCGTATCGGTCAAGTACTTGGTCACCTAGGTTTACAACGTTATGAAGAAGATGTTGCTTACGCAGGCGATATCGTGGCGATCACTGGTTTAGGTGAATTAAATATTTCTGATACGATTTGTGATATCAACGCAGTTGAAGCGCTTCCATCATTAACTGTTGATGAACCAACAGTAACCATGTTCTTCTGTGTAAATACCTCTCCATTTGCGGGGCAAGAAGGTAAATACGTCACATCTCGTCAAATTCTTGAACGTTTAAATAAAGAATTAGTTCACAACGTGGCATTACGCGTAGAAGAAACACCAAACCCAGATGAATTCCGTGTTTCTGGTCGTGGTGAATTACATCTTTCTGTATTAATCGAAAATATGCGTCGTGAAGGTTATGAACTTGCGGTTTCTCGCCCTAAAGTAATCTATCGTGATATTGACGGTAAAAAACAAGAGCCATACGAACAAGTCACTATTGATGTGGAAGAACAACATCAAGGTTCTGTGATGGAAGCATTAGGTATCCGTAAAGGTGAAGTTCGAGATATGTTGCCAGATGGTAAAGGCCGTGTTCGCTTAGAATACATCATTCCTAGCCGTGGATTAATTGGCTTCCGTGGTGACTTTATGACCATGACTTCTGGTACAGGCTTACTTTACTCAAGCTTTAGCCACTACGATGAAATCAAAGGTGGAGATATCGGTCAACGTAAAAATGGTGTGTTGATTTCTAATGCAACAGGTAAAGCACTGGGTTATGCATTATTTGGCTTACAAGAACGTGGTAAGTTAATGATTGATGCAAACGTAGAAGTTTATGAAGGTCAAATTATCGGTATTCATAGCCGTTCAAATGACTTAACCGTAAACTGCTTACAAGGTAAAAAACTAACCAATATGCGTGCGTCAGGTAAAGACGATGCGATTGTGCTGACTACACCTGTGAAATTCAGTCTTGAACAAGCGATTGAATTTATCGATGACGATGAGTTAGTGGAAGTGACACCTGAATCGATTCGTATCCGTAAAAAACTTTTAACAGAAAACGATCGTAAACGTGCAAATCGTACAACGACAAGTACTAGCACGCATTAA
- the pdxH gene encoding pyridoxamine 5'-phosphate oxidase: MELHNIRDEYTKRVLSQHDCHENPISQFEQWQKEAIHAQVNEPTAMNIATVDEQGRPNSRMVLLKEVNEQGFVFFTNYLSRKGSCIEHNPYVALTFFWPELERQVRIEGKAVKIPAEQSDKYFATRPYTSRIGAWASEQSAVISNYKSLLAKAALVAAKNPLNVPRPDYWGGYLIVPETVEFWQGRLSRLHDRIRYRKESDNWIRERLSP, translated from the coding sequence ATGGAGTTACACAATATCCGCGATGAATATACTAAACGAGTGCTTTCGCAACATGATTGCCATGAAAATCCAATCTCGCAATTTGAACAGTGGCAAAAAGAGGCTATTCATGCTCAAGTCAATGAGCCTACTGCAATGAATATTGCGACTGTTGATGAACAAGGTCGCCCAAATAGCCGAATGGTTTTGCTAAAAGAAGTCAATGAGCAAGGTTTTGTCTTTTTTACCAATTATCTTAGCCGAAAAGGTAGTTGTATTGAGCACAATCCTTATGTCGCGTTGACTTTTTTTTGGCCTGAATTGGAACGCCAAGTGCGAATTGAAGGTAAGGCGGTTAAAATCCCAGCAGAACAATCCGATAAATATTTTGCTACCCGACCTTACACCAGTCGTATAGGAGCTTGGGCAAGTGAGCAAAGTGCGGTGATTTCTAATTATAAATCTTTATTAGCAAAAGCCGCATTAGTTGCTGCTAAAAATCCGTTAAATGTGCCTCGACCAGATTATTGGGGTGGCTATTTAATCGTGCCAGAAACCGTGGAATTTTGGCAAGGTCGCCTAAGCCGTTTACATGATCGCATTCGTTATCGTAAAGAAAGCGATAATTGGATTAGAGAAAGGCTTTCTCCTTAG
- a CDS encoding 7-cyano-7-deazaguanine/7-aminomethyl-7-deazaguanine transporter → MKLNSPIFNDQQKRRAIIWLSFFHIFIIAASNYFVQIPFEITLKLTALGAANDFSFHSTWGTLTFPFIFLATDLTVRIFGAEDARKIIFVVMFPALIVSYVISVLFSESKFQGFESLTHFDLFVFRIAIASFAAYVVGQLLDVIVFNRLRQLKTWWVAPTSSMTFGSMADTFVFFSVAFYQSADPFMAEHWAQLGFVDYLFKLFIGIILFVPAYGVVLNVILRKLQMLVAERVPA, encoded by the coding sequence ATGAAATTAAACTCTCCGATCTTTAATGATCAACAAAAACGTCGTGCAATCATCTGGCTCAGCTTTTTCCACATATTCATCATTGCAGCGAGCAACTACTTTGTACAAATCCCTTTTGAAATCACGCTAAAATTGACCGCACTTGGTGCAGCAAATGATTTTTCTTTCCACAGCACTTGGGGAACACTCACATTCCCATTTATCTTTTTAGCTACAGATTTAACCGTACGCATTTTCGGTGCGGAAGATGCAAGAAAAATCATCTTCGTGGTGATGTTTCCTGCACTTATTGTAAGTTACGTCATATCTGTTTTATTCTCTGAAAGCAAATTCCAAGGTTTCGAATCATTAACGCATTTTGATCTGTTTGTATTCCGTATTGCTATTGCGAGCTTTGCCGCTTACGTCGTAGGACAATTACTGGATGTGATCGTATTTAACCGCTTACGCCAGTTAAAAACATGGTGGGTGGCGCCAACTAGCTCAATGACATTCGGTTCAATGGCGGATACGTTTGTTTTCTTCAGTGTGGCATTCTACCAAAGTGCAGATCCATTCATGGCTGAACACTGGGCACAACTCGGCTTTGTAGATTACCTGTTTAAGCTATTTATCGGCATTATATTATTCGTACCAGCCTATGGCGTAGTATTAAATGTTATTTTACGAAAACTACAAATGCTCGTAGCTGAACGCGTTCCTGCATAA
- a CDS encoding YeeE/YedE family protein: MLLTGLLCGILLGFVMQRGRFCITGAFRDMYATKNNKMFVALLLAITVQSIGFFLLKEIGVLNVDPAENFAFLAVIIGAFVFGVGIVLAGGCATGTWYRAAEGLVGSWVALFTYMLLSAIMRTGPLGEFNKALRSINIEQRNIYDTFGISPWWLVALLTLVTAFYVYKHLSKPSAKVASLKPKKTGLAHLLFEKRWHPFFSAVLIGLIALAAWPLSVATGREFGLGITGPSANIMQFLVTGDGKFINWGVFLVLGIFIGSFIGAKASNEFRVRVPDATTILRSGLGGILMGIGATLAGGCSIGNGLVETAFFSWQGWVSLPLMILGTWVAAYFTIIRPQRLKLTKAS; the protein is encoded by the coding sequence ATGCTTTTAACCGGATTACTTTGCGGAATTTTACTCGGATTTGTGATGCAGCGTGGGCGCTTTTGTATTACTGGCGCATTTCGCGATATGTATGCCACCAAAAATAACAAAATGTTTGTAGCCCTTTTATTGGCGATTACCGTGCAATCCATCGGTTTCTTCCTCTTAAAAGAAATCGGTGTATTAAATGTCGATCCAGCTGAAAATTTTGCATTTTTAGCCGTGATTATCGGTGCCTTTGTGTTTGGTGTCGGCATTGTTCTCGCTGGCGGTTGTGCAACTGGCACATGGTACCGAGCTGCAGAAGGCTTAGTCGGCAGTTGGGTCGCGTTATTCACTTATATGTTATTAAGTGCCATCATGCGTACTGGCCCATTAGGCGAATTCAATAAAGCTTTACGCAGTATCAATATTGAACAACGCAATATTTACGATACATTCGGTATATCACCTTGGTGGTTAGTCGCATTATTAACTTTAGTGACAGCTTTCTATGTATACAAACATCTCAGCAAACCAAGCGCAAAAGTCGCGTCATTAAAACCAAAGAAAACGGGACTTGCCCACTTATTATTTGAAAAACGCTGGCATCCATTTTTCTCTGCTGTGTTAATCGGATTAATCGCGCTTGCCGCTTGGCCACTCAGTGTCGCTACTGGTCGTGAGTTTGGACTTGGAATCACTGGTCCATCAGCCAATATCATGCAATTCCTTGTTACTGGCGACGGTAAATTTATTAACTGGGGCGTATTCTTAGTCTTAGGGATTTTTATTGGGTCATTCATCGGCGCGAAAGCAAGCAATGAATTTCGTGTTCGCGTACCGGATGCCACCACGATTCTACGCAGCGGACTCGGCGGTATTCTTATGGGTATTGGTGCAACGCTTGCAGGTGGCTGCTCTATCGGTAATGGCTTAGTCGAAACCGCCTTTTTCTCTTGGCAAGGTTGGGTCTCATTGCCATTGATGATTCTCGGCACTTGGGTGGCCGCCTACTTTACCATTATCCGTCCACAACGTTTAAAATTAACAAAAGCATCATAA
- a CDS encoding sulfurtransferase TusA family protein, translated as MIVKLPTLGLVCPFPLVEAKEAMAKLNKGDGLEIEFDCTQATEAIPAWAAEEGYEVTNFEQIDDAKWSITVIK; from the coding sequence ATGATCGTTAAATTACCTACACTTGGCCTTGTTTGCCCATTTCCTCTCGTTGAAGCTAAGGAAGCCATGGCTAAGTTAAATAAAGGCGATGGCCTAGAAATTGAATTCGACTGCACACAAGCCACCGAGGCTATTCCTGCTTGGGCTGCAGAAGAAGGTTATGAAGTAACAAACTTCGAACAAATTGATGATGCAAAATGGTCAATTACGGTGATTAAATAA
- the nanQ gene encoding N-acetylneuraminate anomerase produces MIISSLTSPNFKVGLPKVIAEVCDYLNTLDLNALENGRHDINDQIYMNVMEPETAEPSSKKAELHHEYLDVQVLIRGTENIEVGANYPDLSQYESYNEADDYQLCADIDDKFTVTMKPKMFAVFYPYEPHKPCCVVNGKTEKIKKLVVKVPVKLI; encoded by the coding sequence ATGATTATTAGCAGCTTAACCAGCCCAAATTTTAAAGTTGGTTTACCAAAAGTGATTGCTGAAGTATGTGATTATTTGAATACGTTAGATTTGAATGCGTTAGAAAATGGTCGCCATGATATTAACGATCAAATTTATATGAATGTAATGGAACCAGAAACAGCAGAACCAAGCAGCAAAAAAGCAGAGTTACATCACGAATACTTAGATGTTCAGGTGTTAATCCGCGGTACGGAAAATATAGAAGTTGGCGCTAATTATCCTGATTTGTCTCAGTATGAATCTTATAACGAAGCAGATGATTATCAACTTTGTGCAGATATTGATGATAAATTCACCGTCACAATGAAACCAAAAATGTTCGCTGTATTTTATCCTTACGAACCGCATAAACCTTGCTGTGTAGTCAATGGAAAAACAGAAAAAATTAAAAAATTAGTCGTGAAAGTACCTGTTAAATTAATTTAA